Proteins from a single region of Mucilaginibacter daejeonensis:
- a CDS encoding GH3 auxin-responsive promoter family protein, whose amino-acid sequence MGLKAALSKLFAAWVNRDMDRMRQNAVAMQQQLMLQLIEQAAHTAFGKDHRFNEITSYADFKANVPVADYEDLRPYIDRVTNGEADVMWPGKPAYLAKTSGTTSGVKYIPISKESMPEHIKAARNALLSYIHETGKADFVDGKMIFLQGSPIMSKKHGVAVGRLSGIVAHHVPAYLQKNRLPSYEVNCIEDWEQKVDAIVNETYNEDMRLISGIPPWCQMYFDRLSAKAGDKKIKDIFPNFKLFVYGGVNYEPYRARIEESIGFGIDTIETYPASEGFIAFQDSQKDKGLLLQVNSGIFYEFIPSEEYFNSSPTRLSLAEVELNKNYALILNTNAGLWGYSIGDTIKFTSLAPYKIVVTGRIKHYISAFGEHVIGEEVEHALMSVAQQEGVDVVEFTVAPQVTPDSGLPYHEWFVEFGRGPADMEAFATKVDQALQKKNIYYFDLIEGNILRPLIIRSLAPDSFINYMRSQGKLGGQNKVPRLSNDRKIADALAQYVI is encoded by the coding sequence ATGGGGCTAAAAGCTGCTTTAAGCAAACTATTTGCCGCGTGGGTGAACCGCGACATGGACCGCATGAGGCAAAACGCTGTAGCCATGCAACAGCAACTCATGCTTCAGCTCATCGAACAGGCAGCCCATACAGCATTTGGAAAAGACCATCGCTTTAACGAGATCACTTCTTATGCTGACTTCAAAGCGAACGTTCCTGTGGCCGATTATGAAGATCTACGCCCTTACATTGACCGGGTGACCAACGGCGAGGCCGACGTGATGTGGCCTGGAAAGCCGGCCTACCTGGCCAAGACCTCGGGTACCACTTCAGGGGTCAAGTACATCCCCATCTCCAAGGAGAGCATGCCCGAACATATTAAAGCCGCACGTAACGCCCTGCTGAGTTATATACATGAGACCGGAAAGGCCGACTTTGTGGACGGCAAGATGATATTTCTACAGGGAAGTCCTATCATGAGTAAAAAGCATGGCGTGGCTGTGGGCCGTTTGTCGGGCATCGTAGCTCATCATGTGCCTGCTTATCTGCAAAAGAACAGACTGCCCAGCTACGAGGTGAATTGCATTGAAGACTGGGAGCAAAAGGTAGATGCCATTGTGAACGAGACGTACAACGAGGACATGCGCCTCATCTCGGGTATACCTCCTTGGTGTCAGATGTACTTCGACCGCCTATCAGCCAAGGCAGGCGACAAGAAGATCAAAGATATCTTCCCCAACTTTAAGCTGTTCGTGTATGGAGGGGTGAATTACGAACCTTATCGTGCGCGCATAGAAGAAAGCATCGGTTTCGGGATCGATACCATCGAGACCTACCCGGCCTCTGAAGGTTTCATTGCCTTTCAGGATTCACAAAAAGACAAAGGTTTGCTGTTACAGGTTAACTCGGGCATTTTTTACGAGTTCATCCCCAGCGAAGAATATTTTAATTCCTCTCCAACGCGTCTGAGTTTAGCCGAGGTGGAACTGAATAAGAACTATGCGCTCATACTGAACACCAATGCCGGCCTTTGGGGGTACAGCATAGGCGATACCATTAAGTTCACCTCACTTGCTCCCTACAAGATCGTGGTGACCGGACGCATCAAGCACTATATATCGGCCTTTGGCGAACACGTGATCGGCGAAGAGGTAGAACACGCCCTCATGAGCGTTGCCCAGCAGGAAGGCGTGGATGTAGTAGAATTCACTGTAGCCCCTCAAGTTACGCCCGATAGCGGGTTGCCTTACCACGAATGGTTCGTTGAGTTCGGTAGAGGGCCTGCTGATATGGAGGCCTTTGCTACCAAGGTGGATCAAGCCCTGCAAAAAAAGAACATTTACTATTTTGACCTGATCGAGGGTAACATCCTGCGCCCGCTGATCATTCGTAGCCTGGCACCTGATAGTTTTATTAACTACATGCGGTCGCAGGGTAAGCTGGGCGGCCAAAACAAGGTACCGCGCCTATCTAACGACCGCAAGATCGCCGATGCGCTTGCACAATACGTTATTTAA